A genomic region of Oryza glaberrima chromosome 1, OglaRS2, whole genome shotgun sequence contains the following coding sequences:
- the LOC127759803 gene encoding early nodulin-like protein 1, with product MTRRVAGVAATAAAVAAAVVVLAAASCCEARDFYVGGRDGWTTNPAEPYNRWAERNRFQVNDRLVFRYNKEDSVVVVSQGHYDGCNATDPLLRDAGGDSTFVFDSSGPFFFISGDPARCQAGERLIVVVLAVRGNATATPTTPSPPPPPTVPAAPTPRPSPPPPAAGTNGTARAPSPPVPAPAPAGSPPPPPPPPPPAGGNFTAPSPAGGMNFTAPAPGTNGTAAPPPRPSSAPSVRGGALLMLLVVATAGAMALV from the exons ATGACGCGGCGTGTCGCCGGCgtggctgcgacggcggcggccgtcgccgccgccgtcgtggttcTTGCGGCAGCGAGCTGCTGTGAGGCGCGCGACTTCTACGTGGGAGGGCGCGACGGGTGGACGACCAACCCCGCCGAGCCGTACAACCGGTGGGCGGAGCGCAACCGCTTCCAGGTCAACGACCGCCTCG TGTTTAGGTATAACAAGGAGGactcggtggtggtggtgagccaGGGCCACTACGACGGCTGCAACGCCACCGACCCGCTCctccgcgacgccggcggcgactccACCTTCGTCTTCGACAGCTCCGGCCCCTTCTTCTTCATCAGCGGCGACCCCGCCCGCTGCCAGGCCGGCGAgcgcctcatcgtcgtcgtcctcgccgtccgCGGTAACGCAACCGCCACGCCTAccaccccctcgccgccgccgccgccaaccgtTCCGGCGGCCCCCACCCCAcgcccgtctccgccgccgccggccgcgggaACGAACGGCACGGCGagggcgccgtcgccacccgtTCCAGCACCGGCCCCTgcaggctcgccgccgccgccgccgccgccgcctcctccggctggGGGAAACTTCACGGCGCCGTCTCCGGCTGGAGGGATGAACttcacggcgccggcgccggggacgaacgggacggcggcgccgccgccgcggccgtcgtcggcgccatcAGTGAGGGGTGGTGCCTTGCTGATGCTGCTCGTCGTCGCGACAGCCGGAGCAATGGCTCTCGTTTGA